Proteins encoded together in one Leucoraja erinacea ecotype New England chromosome 30, Leri_hhj_1, whole genome shotgun sequence window:
- the LOC129711399 gene encoding mucin-2-like, which yields MATSSLETTPKTQQSSRTELSSQSNPSTTNVSSVTESSSETHLTTSSLSQVTESSTETYSSSTPVSSKTESPSESHQTTEVPSSSLSSSKTHPTTLQESSSTELPTTAYPTLTSASSVSVSPSETHLTTTPLSSPTQSSAETYPTTQTSTNKPSSETHPTTVESSSTQHSTQTHQSSTEVSSVTVSPVESHSTSSSFSLVTQSPSETRSTSAQASVTTETSLESHPTTEASRITMSPSERQPTAHESSSTEQSTQTHGTTSEIPSESASSSKTLATATTSPLVTGSSAVTYSQSSQITSSNKSATVSHPTTEESSITVSSPETRQTNTQEPFTSAYPKTTQASTETILTTETHLTTPISKETEPPSVTYPRTTEGSSTTEFSSPTPNGRQASAATLSTAETRSETQESIRTEHSTQTNANTTQNSSESVTVSEPHFTTQFSVTTHSSSESYSTSVKASSTTEPSSESHPTIAASTMATSSLETTPKTQQSSRTELSSQSNPSTTNVSSVTESSSETHLTTSSLSQVTESSTETYSSSTPVSSKTESPSESHQTTEVPSSSLSSSKTHPTTLQESSSTELPTTAYPTLTSASSVSVSPSETHLTTTPLSSPTQSSAETYPTTQTSTNKPSSETHPTTVESSSTQHSTQTHQSSTEVSSVTVSPVESHSTRSAFSLVTQSPSETRSTSAQASVTTETSLESHPTTEASRITMSPSERQPTAHESSSTEQSTQTHGTTSEIPSESASSSKTLATATTSPLVTGSSAVTYSQSSQITSSNKSATVSHPTTEESSITVSSPETRQTNTQEPFTSAYPKTTQASTETILTTETHLTTPISKETEPPSVTYPRTTEGSSTTEFSSPTPNGRQASAATLSTAETRSETQESIRTEHSTQTNANTTQNSSESVTVSEPHFTTQFSVTTHSSSESYSTSVKASSTTEPSSESHPTIAASTMATSSLETTPKTQQSSRTELSSQSNPSTTNVSSVTESSSETHLTTSSLSQVTESSTETYSSSTPVSSKTESPSESHQTTEVPSSSLSSSKTHPTTLQESSSTELPTTAYPTLTSASSVSVSPSETHLTTTPLSSPTQSSAETYPTTQTSTNKPSSETHPTTVESSSTQHSTQTHQSSTEVSSVTVSPVESHSTSSSFSLFTQSPSETRSTSAQASVATETSLESHPTTEASRITMSPSERQPTAHESSSTEQSTQTHGTTSEIPSESASSSKTLATATTSPLVTGSSARHLESQCPLQKDSQQHMNHQVQSSQHKLMEQHQKFPQKVRPHQKPSQQQQRHLWSLGAQRHNTFLIGIIFHISESFLNNRTFIRITSYNSSIHDGHILSGNNSKNPAIFKN from the coding sequence ATGGCCACATCCTCTCTGGAAACAACTCCAAAAACCCAGCAATCTTCAAGAACTGAACTATCATCACAATCCAATCCAAGCACAACCAatgtttcatcagtcactgagtcCTCTTCAGAAACACATTTAACAACATCAAGTTTATCACAGGTAACTGAGTCCTCAACAGAAACATACTCCAGTTCGACGCCGGTTTCATCAAAAACTGAATCACCCTCAGAGAGCCATCAGACCACAGAAGTGCCTTCAAGCTCCTTGTCCTCATCAAAAACACATCCAACAACATTACAGGAATCATCATCAACAGAGCTTCCAACAACAGCATATCCAACATTGACATCTGCTTCATCTGTTAGTGTGTCCCCATCTGAAACCCACCTAACAACAACACCACTATCATCGCCAACTCAGTCCTCAGCAGAGACCTATccaacaacacaaacatccacaaacAAACCTTCATCAGAAACACACCCGACAACAGTGGAATCGTCAAGCACACAGCATTCAACGCAAACACATCAAAGTTCAACAGAAGTTTCATCAGTCACTGTGTCGCCAGTTGAATCCCACTCCACAAGCTCATCATTTTCATTGGTTACTCAATCCCCATCAGAAACACGTTCAACATCTGCACAAGCATCAGTGACAACTGAAACTTCATTGGAATCCCATccaactacagaggcatctcgAATCACAATGTCCCCTTCAGAAAGACAGCCAACAGCACATGAATCATCAAGTACAGAGCAGTCAACACAAACTCATGGAACAACATCAGAAATTCCCTCAGAAAGTGCGTCCTCATCAAAAACCCTCGCAACAGCAACAACGTCACCTTTGGTCACTGGGAGCTCAGCGGTAACTTATTCTCAATCATCGCAAATCACATCCTCCAACAAATCTGCAACAGTATCACATCCAACTACAGAAGAATCATCGATCACTGTCTCCTCACCTGAAACACGTCAGACAAATACACAGGAACCCTTTACATCGGCATATCCAAAGACAACACAAGCTTCAACAGAAACTATTTTGACAACAGAAACACATTTAACAACACCAATCTCAAAGGAAACGGAGCCTCCATCAGTAACCTACCCACGCACAACAGAAGGCTCATCCACAACAGAATTTTCCTCACCAACACCGAATGGTAGACAGGCATCAGCAGCCACATTGTCCACAGCTGAAACACGGTCAGAAACGCAGGAATCAATAAGAACGGAGCATTCAACACAAACCAATGCAAACACGACACAGAATTCTTCAGAAAGTGTGACTGTTTCAGAACCACATTTTACAACGCAATTTTCAGTCACAACACATTCCTCATCGGAATCATATTCCACATCAGTGAAAGCTTCCTCAACaacagaaccttcatcagaatcaCATCCTACAATAGCAGCATCCACGATGGCCACATCCTCTCTGGAAACAACTCCAAAAACCCAGCAATCTTCAAGAACTGAACTATCATCACAATCCAATCCAAGCACAACCAatgtttcatcagtcactgagtcCTCTTCAGAAACACATTTAACAACATCAAGTTTATCACAGGTAACTGAGTCCTCAACAGAAACATACTCCAGTTCGACGCCGGTTTCATCAAAAACTGAATCACCCTCAGAGAGCCATCAGACCACAGAAGTGCCTTCAAGCTCCTTGTCCTCATCAAAAACACATCCAACAACATTACAGGAATCATCATCAACAGAGCTTCCAACAACAGCATATCCAACATTGACATCTGCTTCATCTGTTAGTGTGTCCCCATCTGAAACCCACCTAACAACAACACCACTATCATCGCCAACTCAGTCCTCAGCAGAGACCTATccaacaacacaaacatccacaaacAAACCTTCATCAGAAACACACCCGACAACAGTGGAATCGTCAAGCACACAGCATTCAACGCAAACACATCAAAGCTCAACGGAAGTTTCATCAGTCACTGTGTCGCCAGTTGAATCCCACTCCACACGCTCAGCATTTTCATTGGTTACTCAATCCCCATCAGAAACACGTTCAACATCTGCACAAGCATCAGTGACAACTGAAACTTCATTGGAATCCCATccaactacagaggcatctcgAATCACAATGTCCCCTTCAGAAAGACAGCCAACAGCACATGAATCATCAAGTACAGAGCAGTCAACACAAACTCATGGAACAACATCAGAAATTCCCTCAGAAAGTGCGTCCTCATCAAAAACCCTCGCAACAGCAACAACGTCACCTTTGGTCACTGGGAGCTCAGCGGTAACTTATTCTCAATCATCGCAAATCACATCCTCCAACAAATCTGCAACAGTATCACATCCAACTACAGAAGAATCATCGATCACTGTCTCCTCACCTGAAACACGTCAGACAAATACACAGGAACCTTTTACATCGGCATATCCAAAGACAACACAAGCTTCAACAGAAACTATTTTGACAACAGAAACACATTTAACAACACCAATCTCAAAGGAAACGGAGCCTCCATCAGTAACCTACCCACGCACAACAGAAGGCTCATCCACAACAGAATTTTCCTCACCAACACCGAATGGTAGACAGGCATCAGCAGCCACATTGTCCACAGCTGAAACACGGTCAGAAACGCAGGAATCAATAAGAACGGAGCATTCAACACAAACCAATGCAAACACGACACAGAATTCTTCAGAAAGTGTGACTGTTTCAGAACCACATTTTACAACGCAATTTTCAGTCACAACACATTCCTCATCGGAATCATATTCCACATCAGTGAAAGCTTCCTCAACaacagaaccttcatcagaatcaCATCCTACAATAGCAGCATCCACGATGGCCACATCCTCTCTGGAAACAACTCCAAAAACCCAGCAATCTTCAAGAACTGAACTATCATCACAATCCAATCCAAGCACAACCAatgtttcatcagtcactgagtcCTCTTCAGAAACACATTTAACAACATCAAGTTTATCACAGGTAACTGAGTCCTCAACAGAAACATACTCCAGTTCGACGCCGGTTTCATCAAAAACTGAATCACCCTCAGAGAGCCATCAGACCACAGAAGTGCCTTCAAGCTCCTTGTCCTCATCAAAAACACATCCAACAACATTACAGGAATCATCATCAACAGAGCTTCCAACAACAGCATATCCAACATTGACATCTGCTTCATCTGTTAGTGTGTCCCCATCTGAAACCCACCTAACAACAACACCACTATCATCGCCAACTCAGTCCTCAGCAGAGACCTATccaacaacacaaacatccacaaacAAACCTTCATCAGAAACACACCCGACAACAGTGGAATCGTCAAGCACACAGCATTCAACGCAAACACATCAAAGCTCAACAGAAGTTTCATCAGTCACTGTGTCGCCAGTTGAATCCCACTCCACAAGCTCATCATTTTCATTGTTTACTCAATCCCCATCAGAAACACGTTCAACATCTGCACAAGCATCAGTGGCAACTGAAACTTCATTGGAATCCCATccaactacagaggcatctcgAATCACAATGTCCCCTTCAGAAAGACAGCCAACAGCACATGAATCATCAAGTACAGAGCAGTCAACACAAACTCATGGAACAACATCAGAAATTCCCTCGGAAAGTGCGTCA
- the LOC129711400 gene encoding mucin-2-like, giving the protein MATSSLETTPKTQQSSRTELSSQSNPSTTNVSSVTESSSETHLTTSSLSQVTESSTETYSSSTPVSSKTESPSESHQTTEVPSSSLSSSKTHPTTLQESSSTELPTTAYPTLTSASSVSVSPSETHLTTTPLSSPTQSSAETYPTTQTSTNKPSSETHPTTVESSSTQHSTQTHQSSTEVSSVTVSPVESHSTSSSFSLVTQSPSETRSTSAQASVTTETSLESHPTTEASRITMSPSERQPTAHESSSTEQSTQTHGTTSEIPSESASSSKTLATATTSPLVTGSSAVTYSQSSQITSSNKSATVSHPTTEESSITVSSPETRQTNTQEPFTSAYPKTTQASTETILTTETHLTTPISKETEPPSVTLPTHNRRLIHNRIFLTNTEW; this is encoded by the coding sequence ATGGCCACATCCTCTCTGGAAACAACTCCAAAAACCCAGCAATCTTCAAGAACTGAACTATCATCACAATCCAATCCAAGCACAACCAatgtttcatcagtcactgagtcCTCTTCAGAAACACATTTAACAACATCAAGTTTATCACAGGTAACTGAGTCCTCAACAGAAACATACTCCAGTTCGACGCCGGTTTCATCAAAAACTGAATCACCCTCAGAGAGCCATCAGACCACAGAAGTGCCTTCAAGCTCCTTGTCCTCATCAAAAACACATCCAACAACATTACAGGAATCATCATCAACAGAGCTTCCAACAACAGCATATCCAACATTGACATCTGCTTCATCTGTTAGTGTGTCCCCATCTGAAACCCACCTAACAACAACACCACTATCATCGCCAACTCAGTCCTCAGCAGAGACCTATccaacaacacaaacatccacaaacAAACCTTCATCAGAAACACACCCGACAACAGTGGAATCGTCAAGCACACAGCATTCAACGCAAACACATCAAAGCTCAACAGAAGTTTCATCAGTCACTGTGTCGCCAGTTGAATCCCACTCCACAAGCTCATCATTTTCATTGGTTACTCAATCCCCATCAGAAACACGTTCAACATCTGCACAAGCATCAGTGACAACTGAAACTTCATTGGAATCCCATccaactacagaggcatctcgAATCACAATGTCCCCTTCAGAAAGACAGCCAACAGCACATGAATCATCAAGTACAGAGCAGTCAACACAAACTCATGGAACAACATCAGAAATTCCCTCAGAAAGTGCGTCCTCATCAAAAACCCTCGCAACAGCAACAACGTCACCTTTGGTCACTGGGAGCTCAGCGGTAACTTATTCTCAATCATCGCAAATCACATCCTCCAACAAATCTGCAACAGTATCACATCCAACTACAGAAGAATCATCGATCACTGTCTCCTCACCTGAAACACGTCAGACAAATACACAGGAACCTTTTACATCGGCATATCCAAAGACAACACAAGCTTCAACAGAAACTATTTTGACAACAGAAACACATTTAACAACACCAATCTCAAAGGAAACGGAGCCTCCATCAGTAACCCTACCCACGCACAACAGAAGGCTCATCCACAACAGAATTTTCCTCACCAACACCGAATGGTAG
- the LOC129711401 gene encoding mucin-2-like codes for MATSSLETTPKTQQSSRTELSSQSNPSTTNVSSVTESSSETHLTTSSLSQVTESSTETYSSSTPVSSKTESPSESHQTTEVPSSSLSSSKTHPTTLQESSSTELPTTAYPTLTSASSVSVSPSETHLTTTPLSSPTQSSAETYPTTQTSTNKPSSETHPTTVESSSTQHSTQTHQSSTEVSSVTVSPVESHSTSSSFSLVTQSPSETRSTSAQASVTTETSLESHPTTEASRITMSPSERQPTAHESSSTEQSTQTHGTTSEIPSESASSSKTLATATTSPLVTGSSAVTYSQSSQITSSNKSATVSHPTTEESSITVSSPETRQTNTQEPFTSAYPKTTQASTETILTTETHLTTPISKETEPPSVTYPRTTEGSSTTEFSSPTPNGRQASAATLSTAETRHNTFLIGIIFHISESFLNNRTFIRITSYNSSIHDGHILSGNNSKNPAIFKN; via the exons ATGGCCACATCCTCTCTGGAAACAACTCCAAAAACCCAGCAATCTTCAAGAACTGAACTATCATCACAATCCAATCCAAGCACAACCAatgtttcatcagtcactgagtcCTCTTCAGAAACACATTTAACAACATCAAGTTTATCACAGGTAACTGAGTCCTCAACAGAAACATACTCCAGTTCGACGCCGGTTTCATCAAAAACTGAATCACCCTCAGAGAGCCATCAGACCACAGAAGTGCCTTCAAGCTCCTTGTCCTCATCAAAAACACATCCAACAACATTACAGGAATCATCATCAACAGAGCTTCCAACAACAGCATATCCAACATTGACATCTGCTTCATCTGTTAGTGTGTCCCCATCTGAAACCCACCTAACAACAACACCACTATCATCGCCAACTCAGTCCTCAGCAGAGACCTATccaacaacacaaacatccacaaacAAACCTTCATCAGAAACACACCCGACAACAGTGGAATCGTCAAGCACACAGCATTCAACGCAAACACATCAAAGCTCAACGGAAGTTTCATCAGTCACTGTGTCGCCAGTTGAATCCCACTCCACAAGCTCATCATTTTCATTGGTTACTCAATCCCCATCAGAAACACGTTCAACATCTGCACAAGCATCAGTGACAACTGAAACTTCATTGGAATCCCATccaactacagaggcatctcgAATCACAATGTCCCCTTCAGAAAGACAGCCAACAGCACATGAATCATCAAGTACAGAGCAGTCAACACAAACTCATGGAACAACATCAGAAATTCCCTCAGAAAGTGCGTCCTCATCAAAAACCCTCGCAACAGCAACAACGTCACCTTTGGTCACTGGGAGCTCAGCGGTAACTTATTCTCAATCATCGCAAATCACATCCTCCAACAAATCTGCAACAGTATCACATCCAACTACAGAAGAATCATCGATCACTGTCTCCTCACCTGAAACACGTCAGACAAATACACAGGAACCTTTTACATCGGCATATCCAAAGACAACACAAGCTTCAACAGAAACTATTTTGACAACAGAAACACACTTAACAACACCAATCTCAAAGGAAACGGAGCCTCCATCAGTAACCTACCCACGCACAACAGAAGGCTCATCCACAACAGAATTTTCCTCACCAACACCGAATGGTAGACAGGCATCAGCAGCCACATTGTCCACAGCTGAAACACG TCACAACACATTCCTCATCGGAATCATATTCCACATCAGTGAAAGCTTCCTCAACaacagaaccttcatcagaatcaCATCCTACAATAGCAGCATCCACGATGGCCACATCCTCTCTGGAAACAACTCCAAAAACCCAGCAATCTTCAAGAACTGA